One Candidatus Kapaibacterium sp. DNA window includes the following coding sequences:
- a CDS encoding tail fiber domain-containing protein, whose translation MANGTSSTPSNAITVLKSGNTGIGTDVPTALLHTNGTGTGQGNVLFVGQSKLPDPGDPPVSGTGTRMMWYPDKGAFRVGHVTGTNWNKDSIGIYSVALGYDTKAKGYYSTAMGLETTASGDVSTAMGYNTTASGFRTTAIGSGASASGFYTVAIGSGTNASANFSTAMGASTTASANYSTAMGSSTNASGDWSTAMGSSTNASGNHSTAMGSSTNASGNYSTAIGHQTTASALASTAIGRYNIGNGEANNWTLTDPIFEIGVGTSESNKHNAMTVLKNGNTGIGTINPGGNRLRVVSSVSGGTNSTGFFENTHSSGLALRASTNSSDGTILSIQEGDGYSLRCDGYDPNWFVAMIVKGRQVGINTSAPTQNLDVNGNARFRSIASDAYHGVLNRKSDGTLTTATSDIRFKENILTLENSLERVKQLRGVSFTWKSNPEYGTRIGFIAQEFEKVMPELAFINPTDGFMGINYAEMTAVLVEAMKEQQAIIDEQNKRIDKQLTINEEQEKRIDELERKLEQLLHKFSENK comes from the coding sequence GTGGCGAACGGTACCAGCAGCACACCAAGCAATGCCATTACAGTACTGAAAAGCGGAAATACAGGAATTGGCACCGATGTTCCAACGGCACTTCTTCATACCAACGGAACAGGCACAGGCCAAGGCAATGTGCTGTTTGTTGGTCAGAGTAAGCTCCCAGATCCCGGCGACCCGCCAGTTTCGGGAACTGGAACCCGTATGATGTGGTACCCCGATAAGGGTGCATTTAGGGTTGGACATGTAACCGGTACAAATTGGAACAAAGACAGTATTGGAATTTATTCCGTGGCATTGGGTTATGACACCAAGGCAAAGGGATATTATTCCACGGCAATGGGATTAGAAACAACAGCATCGGGAGATGTTTCCACGGCAATGGGATATAATACTACCGCTTCGGGATTTCGTACCACGGCAATTGGTTCTGGTGCTTCCGCTTCGGGATTTTATACCGTTGCCATTGGAAGCGGAACTAACGCTTCGGCAAATTTTTCTACGGCAATGGGAGCCAGCACAACCGCTTCTGCAAATTATTCAACTGCAATGGGAAGCAGCACAAACGCTTCGGGAGATTGGTCCACGGCAATGGGAAGCAGCACAAACGCTTCGGGAAATCATTCCACGGCAATGGGAAGCAGCACAAACGCTTCGGGAAATTATTCCACGGCTATTGGGCATCAAACAACTGCATCTGCATTGGCATCAACAGCTATTGGGAGATATAATATTGGCAATGGTGAAGCCAATAATTGGACTTTAACCGACCCAATATTTGAGATAGGCGTCGGAACAAGTGAATCCAACAAGCATAATGCAATGACTGTTTTGAAAAATGGCAACACCGGAATTGGTACAATTAATCCGGGCGGTAATAGGCTTAGGGTAGTTTCAAGCGTCTCGGGCGGAACCAATTCTACGGGCTTTTTTGAGAATACTCATTCATCGGGATTAGCACTCAGGGCTTCCACTAACTCAAGCGATGGAACTATTCTTTCTATTCAGGAAGGTGATGGATATTCGTTGCGTTGCGATGGGTATGACCCGAACTGGTTTGTTGCTATGATTGTAAAAGGACGGCAAGTGGGTATCAATACCTCTGCGCCCACCCAAAACCTCGATGTAAATGGCAATGCACGTTTTCGCAGTATAGCTTCTGATGCATATCACGGAGTATTAAATCGTAAATCCGACGGAACGCTCACCACTGCTACTTCAGATATTCGATTTAAGGAAAATATCTTAACTTTAGAAAATAGTCTTGAGCGGGTGAAGCAGTTACGCGGTGTCAGTTTCACATGGAAAAGTAATCCCGAATACGGTACTCGTATTGGCTTTATAGCACAAGAATTTGAAAAAGTTATGCCCGAGCTTGCTTTTATTAACCCTACCGATGGCTTTATGGGAATTAATTATGCTGAGATGACCGCTGTATTAGTTGAAGCTATGAAGGAGCAGCAAGCTATTATAGATGAACAGAATAAGAGAATTGATAAGCAACTAACGATAAATGAGGAGCAAGAGAAGAGAATTGATGAACTCGAGCGGAAACTCGAACAACTTTTGCATAAATTTTCTGAAAATAAATAA